GtccgcatgtcatactcacagccatgcgcaaggaaccaatttcgagccctcaaGTCCCAATTTTCTCGgatgggttctggagtgatcccattccgctgcatctcagcctcttgttcaTCCCACTTAGACATGGCTTTTTGGTAGCCCCcttcgccccgtatgatggtgatattccttttcacttgcattcttcttgtttttctttgacaatGCCTCAACATCCTCTAAGGTCTTATACTTCACAAATGCATCCCAGTTATGCTCTTGCTTCGATAGATAGCCTTCGAATTTtggaggcttgttctcctccttaTAAGTTGCCCATAACCGCTTCTTCCACGCCCGGAATTGTTCCCACATCTTCTAAAGAGCCCACTTCTTCACTAGCTCCTTCTGCTTGTCCATCTCAATCCGCGATTCCAATTGTGGCaaggtgaaatgtgccatgaggtcgttAAAAATCTTGCCTTTGAACCTATCGGCAACAAACTCACTTTCGGGCACCTTCTtgctcttgttccattctctaatagtgatcgggaTGCGATCCCTAACcataactccgcactgatttttaaataTCGTTGTGGTAGATGCGGGTTCCACCGGTTGGCCTTTAGGTGATATCCGTGTAATTTTCAAACCGGTACAAAAGGGGTGCTAGCAGGCCGCAGAAAGCCTCAGACCCTTTTGTCCCCAcccgtggcacgacccgcgacaaaagggtcctAACGGACCGGGACAAAAGGCCCCGTGCCCTCCAGCTGGTTTCGGGgtgacgtggccaggccatttgtcccgGCTCCAGACTGGGCCGGGACAAAAGGTCTGGacgaaagccctgttttctactagtggaggGTGCAGTCTCTCACTATCGTGGCCACAACGGAGGTCGGGGACGAGCCGGCTTGATCGAAGGTATTTGCGACACCTCTGGCCTCCGAACGCATGAATCAGTGCGACTCCACGGCCAACATGTCGCATGGGAGTTCATCGTCATTCCAGCAAGGAAGATCTGTAGCCAGAAGCTTGCTCCCGCCTCGTCGGCTAGGTGCTTTTCCGGGGACTTGGTCGTCGTAGTGGGGGCGGCTGTGGTCTGTGAAATGAAGTGGGACTAGATAGGAAGATGTTGGTCCTAGGTTATGCAAGATAGTGGAAAGGGTTGCAACTGTCCGACAAGACGGGTTGACGTAACACTCGCATTTAGGGAGAAGTAAACGTTTGGTTTGTAGGATGATTGCAGatggagaaggaagaagaaatcGTGTACGAAATATGTTACATAATAAACCTTTGTAGCTATATATCTCTCGTTCAATTATTTCTAATTTTTACCTAACATGATTTTGTAAATCTATACTACTTTTATGTACGTAAACATAGAAgtgttgaagcaagtgatgtctaTCACAGATAATTGTACAATACAGAATCATGTGCGATGTATAATGTTGTGCTTATATTCTGTAGTACATAGCACACAGTTGTGTACTGACAAAACCGTGTGCATGTGCAACGTAATTGTTACCTTCTATAGGACATAATAAACGGTGTTATTGTGAGATGTACAATGTAGTGCTACATTACTTGGAAGTAAATAATGCATACATTTTAAATATAAAAATAATATTCATAATTCATTCAAAATATATCACTTAGTTACATAGAAGGATGGATGATCCATTACATCATCTATGCATTAAGTTGATCCTTAATATTATTGTAGCCGACTAGATCCCGTTGCATCCTAGCTATCTCGAAGCCGATGCAATCATCCAGAGCGACATACGTGATATGATCATAGCGCAATGGAAACTCAGTCTAGTTGTCACATCTAATGGAATTGTGATCCTTCTTCACAAGCTCCAtcccaatataatggtttgacaaAGCATACATAGAAGGAGGATAGTTGGTCCTCGGGTTTGGGATCATCCTCTGCAGGTTGCGCGCCCCCGTAATGGCTGCGATGCCGTAGTACTCGAGCATCTTCACATCGTTGTCGACAACAGCGCTACATAAGTTGATTGAATCATCGCCAAGGAATTCCCTCAGGGCCTCCGGCACTACATCAGCGTGCACAATCTGGATGACGAGGACCTCACTGAAAATGCTGAGTTGCAGGACATCAGCGTGCCGCCTCTCCTCAAGTGGAAGCTTCTTCTGGCTACCTGACTTTGCAAGGTTGTATCCCAACAAATTTGGTCGGAGCAGCGTCAAGGTACTGCTCCTTCACCCGAAGGATTCACCTCTACACCCTCGTTGTAGGGAGGGTGTGTTGATACTCGTTTTGGGCCGATGGGTAATCAAGAACATAATTCGACGTTCGGCGTGACAGATGTATTGCTCATTTAGGAGACACCATGTCGACCATTTCAAGTTGTGCCATGATCCGTCTTGATAGCCGATTATGCTAGCAGTCAGAGGTGATCTCAAGGATCGATATATGAAGGCTTCCACTAAAGCTCATTTAACATGACCCCAAATGAAGAAGTGATATAAATGAAAGTTGTGCGTCTCGTCGAAACAAGCAACTTTGGTTTTTGAGTCATCGCGATCCGAGTTAGTATGCGATTTTTGGAGCTAAAATACTGCTGGAACTCAAATTACCGGAGGTGGGGCGCCAGACCATAGAGGCCTCTAAGGTAGGGCGCCGAGCGGAGTTGGAGCACAGCCGAAAACGTCGGGATTGATCGTTTTTCTTGCTACCTCGATTGAGCGATCAATATCAATTCGGATGAaaaagtggtcaacatgaaagttcttcGTTTGTTCGAGACGAACAACTTTGTTGTTTACGAGATTTTGATTTGAGGTCGTTTACTGCCTCAAAGAGGGTCCGCAATGTGCAGATACGTTTTTGACCGAACAGTTATAGAAAGTTCGGACCAAACCATCCGAATTGGACTCAAACTAGGGTTTTGGACGTGAATCCAACCCTTCATCTTGCACGGAAAGTCCAGCCGCCCTTTATATACATGAGGGGTGACGGCCGATTGAGTCAACACCAATCGAACAAATAAATCTACTACTTTTTCGTGTTCATCTACTTTTATCTCTCTCCCCTTGTATCTTTCTTCTCGTTCTTCGTTGTTCTTCAGGATTGGAGGCTGCGAATCCACGAGGTCCTAGGGGCGGTTAGGCCAACCTAGGGCAGCCCATAGCCGCCGCAAGCCCTGACGGGGTCCCTCCCGGGCGAGCGGGGTTTCGGGTCTACAAAAGCGCTCGCCGGAATGTCTTGCGTATCGCGCTTCCGGCGAGCCTCCCTCCGCGCGTGCTGCCGCGCATCGCGCTCGGCGTCGAGGGTACACGGCGACGTGTTTGTGTGCGAACACACTTTTTGGCGACTCCGCTGGGGACGAAGCTTCGAACATGGTCTCCAGCCCGTTCTTGCTACGAAAAGAGCGTCATCAAGAGGCTGCAATCTACAACGGTATCATGAATCCCCAATCTCCTTATGTAGATGCAAACAACTCTTATATTGATGTTGCTAGATCCTCTGGTACATATAATGTATCGGCTAACCCTAGATCTTACTATGTGCAAAAGCCGATGCAAAATAATCTCCATACTTTTAGCAACTTGCAACAGTTATCGACTTCTCATGCATCGGCAACCCCAGAAGTTCATATGCCGATGAACAACATGATGACTTCAGTTACTCAATATGAAACACCCAATGTTAAAAAATTTAGTAGCTTGCAAGATAGTGTTTCATCGTTTTATTCATCGGTAAATAGTTCAGAATATATTGTTTCACCTGTATACATACCGATGGATAGGGAAATTGGACATGCTACTACTAGCTATTTGGCCAATTACCCTgaaccatcatatgatgcaaCTTATGTTACTAACTTTTCAGCACCATATGCAACTGGAGATATCCATAATTCGGCTCGACACCTCCACAAAGGTTATAGCCGAATAAGTGGAAATTCAATAGAAGCTCAGGTGCCTTCATCATCTAGTGTTGCAGCGTATGAGGACAATGATTGGAAGGGAAAACTTG
This region of Lolium perenne isolate Kyuss_39 chromosome 2, Kyuss_2.0, whole genome shotgun sequence genomic DNA includes:
- the LOC127328727 gene encoding uncharacterized protein → MVWRPTSGSQKKLPLEERRHADVLQLSIFSEVLVIQIVHADVVPEALREFLGDDSINLCSAVVDNDVKMLEYYGIAAITGARNLQRMIPNPRTNYPPSMYALSNHYIGMELVKKDHNSIRCDN